CTTGCCTTTTACATCAGCCACAACGAGGAGTACCAGCAGTACCGGCCGGTGAACCTCCTCTTCTACCAGATCTTCCAGGACTCTATCCGCGAGGGGTTTCGCTGGTTTGACTTTGGCATCTTCACCGTCAACATGGAGCCCAACTGGGGGTTGGGGCATTTCAAGGAAGGGTTCGGCGCGCAGGGGGTGTTCCGGGACACCTTTCACCGCGCCGTGTGAAGGCGTAGCGCCACAGGTGCTTCCACGCCTCGGGTGGGTCGTCCATGTCGCTGCGCATCCTGCACATTGCCCCGTTCAACACTTCTGATGTCCCCATGACCTTGGTGCGCGCCGAGCGGGCCATGGGGCACTACAGTCGCCTCGTGACCCTGGCCCGCGATCCGCGTGCCTTCGAGGAGGACATCTGCCTGGAGCTGCCCTTCTTGGACTGGTGGGGAACGCGCCTGGCGAAGCGGCTGGTGGCCGATCCGCGCCGGCTGCGCGTGGACAATGTCGCCCGCATTCCAGAGCACGTGCCGCTCACGTGGCGACCGCGAGGTCCGGCGGAGGCTTGTCTCGTCCGGCTGCGCGAACGCTTATGGGCGCCAGCCATACGCCGGGCCATCCGCGACCACGACCTGACCAATTTCGACGTCTACCAGCTTGACGGCGGGCTGGAGTTTACGCGGGACGGTGGTTTTGTGGCCGCCCGCAAGCGGGAAGGCAAGCGCGTCATCTGCTGCTACACGGGCAGCGATCTGCGCACGCGCGGCGTCATCCCCGCCATTGACCGCATCGCTGACCTCACGGTGAGCGTGGAATTTGACCATTTGCGGCTGCACCCCTCCATTCATCACGTCTTCTTCCCGTTCGAAGTGGAGCGCTTCCAGCCGGTGCGCGAGCGGAGGCCGGGCCCTCTGCGCATCGGTCACGCACCGACCAGCCGCAAGGCAAAGGGGAGCGACATCATCATTCCCGTGATTGCCTCGTTGGCGGCGGAATATGGGGTGGAGATGGTGCTCATCGAGAATCTTCCTTACAAGGAGGCGATCCGGCGCAAGGCCGACTGCGACATCTTCGTCGACCAGCTTGGCGACCTGGGCTATGGCATCAACTCCTTGGAGGCGCTGGCCATGGGCATCCCCGTGTGCTCATGCCTGGCGCCAGGGTTTGCCGAGCGCTACCCGGATCACCCATTTGTGGTTGTCGACGCCACTAACCTCCGAGAGCAGCTCGTTCGTCTGATTACCAGCCCCGGCCTGCGCCAGCAGCTTGGCACGGCCGGGAGGCGATGGGTGAAAGAGCACCACGACAGTCGCCAAGTAGCAGCGCGGATTCACCAGCTGGCAGGGCTCCGATGACAGAGTCCAAGCTGCGCATCCTATTTGTGAACTCCATCCAGATGTTTGGCGGCGGCGAGGTCTGGATGCTGCGCACCTTGACTTTGCTCAAAAAGAGAGGGCATCGCGTCTGGCTGCTCTGTCGTCCCGGCACGCGACTGGCGCAGGAGGCGGGCCGCCAAGGCATCCCGGTGGTGACAATGCACATGCGCGGCGACTTTGACCCGCTGGTTATCTGGCAGGTTTATCGCCTGCTCAAGCGCCTGCGCGTGCAGGTGGTGCTCACCAACATGGACAAAGAGCTGCGTTTTGCCGGCATTGCTGCGCGCCTGGCCGGGGTCAAAGCCGTTTTCCCAACAAGGGGCATAGACTACCCCCTCAAGGATCGGTGGCGCTACCGCTTCGCGTACACGCGCATAGCGAGCGCAGTCATCGCCAACTCCCAGGCCACTGCCAATGCGCTCCTGCGGAACGCACCATGGCTTGCCAGAGAGAAGATTGTGGTCATCCACAACGGCATTGACCCTCTTCCTTTTGCGATGGGGCGGCCGCGGCTGCGGCATGAGCTGGACATCGCCCCTAAGGCGAAGGTGGTGGGATTTGTCGGCCAGCTCGACGAGCGGAAGGGCATCTGCTATCTTCTGGAAGCGTTCCGCCAGGTCCATCACCGCTATCCGGAGGCAGTGCTGCTCATGGTCGGCGAAGGGCCGCTGAGAGAGTGGATTGCCGAAGCTGCGGCGCGGGAGAACCTGCCCGTGATCTTGACTGGATTCCGGGAGGATGTTCCCGCGGTGATGCAGAGTATCGACCTGTTGGTGCTGCCGTCGCTGTGGGAGGGCTTTGGCATCGTCCTCATCGAAGCCATGGCAGCACGTAAGCCGGTTGTGACCACTGCGGTGAGCAGCATGCCCGAAATTGTCGTTCACGGCGAGACTGGGCTGCTTGTTCCTCCAGCCGACGCTGGGGCCTTGGCAGATGCGATTTGCCGCCTGCTGGCCGATCCTGCGCTCCGCCAGAGGATGGGCCGCGCGGGTAGAGCACGGGTCGAGGCCCACTTCAGCGACCGACGGATGGTTGACGAACTGGAACAGCTCTTCCGGCAAGGGAAGCCCGGGCAGATGCAAAAATTTTGTTGATTTTCAGTTTTTATTTTGATAGCTTTGCGCCGAAATGGAACAAGTGCAACACCAAATGTGGGAGAGGGTATAGGCAATGAGTGGCGGCGACGATTCCCGTCGATGGCTCGACGACGAGTGGTCCTCGGACTATGACCCAGATGAAGAGCCGTGGGACGATGACAACTGGGAAGAGCAAGACGAGGAGGGGGAAGAGTGGGATGAGGAGTGGGACGAGGAAGAAGACTGGGACGAGGACCTCGATGAGGAAGAGGACTGGGAGGACGAAGAA
The Calditrichota bacterium genome window above contains:
- a CDS encoding glycosyltransferase; translation: MSLRILHIAPFNTSDVPMTLVRAERAMGHYSRLVTLARDPRAFEEDICLELPFLDWWGTRLAKRLVADPRRLRVDNVARIPEHVPLTWRPRGPAEACLVRLRERLWAPAIRRAIRDHDLTNFDVYQLDGGLEFTRDGGFVAARKREGKRVICCYTGSDLRTRGVIPAIDRIADLTVSVEFDHLRLHPSIHHVFFPFEVERFQPVRERRPGPLRIGHAPTSRKAKGSDIIIPVIASLAAEYGVEMVLIENLPYKEAIRRKADCDIFVDQLGDLGYGINSLEALAMGIPVCSCLAPGFAERYPDHPFVVVDATNLREQLVRLITSPGLRQQLGTAGRRWVKEHHDSRQVAARIHQLAGLR
- a CDS encoding glycosyltransferase family 4 protein; translated protein: MTESKLRILFVNSIQMFGGGEVWMLRTLTLLKKRGHRVWLLCRPGTRLAQEAGRQGIPVVTMHMRGDFDPLVIWQVYRLLKRLRVQVVLTNMDKELRFAGIAARLAGVKAVFPTRGIDYPLKDRWRYRFAYTRIASAVIANSQATANALLRNAPWLAREKIVVIHNGIDPLPFAMGRPRLRHELDIAPKAKVVGFVGQLDERKGICYLLEAFRQVHHRYPEAVLLMVGEGPLREWIAEAAARENLPVILTGFREDVPAVMQSIDLLVLPSLWEGFGIVLIEAMAARKPVVTTAVSSMPEIVVHGETGLLVPPADAGALADAICRLLADPALRQRMGRAGRARVEAHFSDRRMVDELEQLFRQGKPGQMQKFC